Proteins found in one Exiguobacterium sp. 9-2 genomic segment:
- a CDS encoding diacylglycerol/lipid kinase family protein, protein MSQAMLIINPSSGKELGKKHATLAEETLATRFQTVDVRFTEKEHDATEFARHAAQYNYDAVIAMGGDGTVNEVITGIAEQPHRPTLGIVPLGTVNDLSRALHIPTDPEKAIQILADAPARPLDIGKYDDHYFMNVIAVGLIAEAVEEVSIEQKTSLGSVAYFIEGLKAFKDHSPYPIEINSAEKQFDGEAHLLIIALTNSVGGFESFAEEAKVDDGLLHGFIITKLGFFDALQALPKLITGGLSKADQIEHFTTTRVEIRSKEELPINADGDTAGHVPVTVEVLPQHLTVYSPFSAD, encoded by the coding sequence TTGTCTCAAGCTATGTTGATCATCAACCCGTCTTCTGGTAAAGAACTCGGAAAAAAACACGCGACGCTCGCTGAAGAGACGCTTGCTACTCGCTTTCAAACCGTCGACGTTCGATTCACGGAAAAAGAACACGATGCAACGGAATTCGCACGTCATGCCGCTCAGTATAATTACGACGCCGTCATCGCCATGGGTGGTGATGGAACGGTCAATGAAGTCATTACTGGAATTGCCGAGCAACCACATCGTCCAACACTCGGGATCGTACCGCTTGGAACGGTCAATGATTTATCACGTGCGTTACACATCCCGACGGACCCCGAAAAGGCGATTCAGATATTAGCTGATGCCCCTGCCCGCCCGCTTGATATCGGTAAATATGATGATCATTACTTCATGAACGTCATTGCGGTTGGTCTGATTGCGGAAGCCGTCGAAGAAGTGAGCATCGAACAGAAAACGTCACTTGGATCGGTCGCTTATTTCATTGAAGGTCTGAAAGCCTTTAAGGATCATAGTCCTTATCCAATCGAAATCAACTCTGCCGAAAAACAATTTGATGGAGAAGCCCACTTGTTAATCATCGCCTTGACGAATTCCGTTGGTGGATTCGAATCGTTTGCGGAAGAAGCAAAAGTCGACGATGGATTACTGCATGGATTCATCATTACGAAGCTCGGATTCTTTGATGCGCTTCAAGCATTACCTAAACTCATCACGGGTGGGTTATCAAAGGCGGATCAAATCGAACACTTCACGACGACACGTGTCGAGATTCGTTCGAAAGAAGAGTTACCAATCAATGCCGATGGTGATACGGCAGGTCATGTTCCTGTGACTGTCGAGGTACTCCCTCAACATCTCACTGTATATTCACCATTCTCTGCTGACTAA
- the tenA gene encoding thiaminase II, with the protein MTFTQEIKQATQAYWDSSFTHPFVQGIGEGTLPLSKFRHYVMQDAYYLKHFAKIQAKAASKADDFATIATLAEHATSTYGAELSLHQSFFEPLGITEADLEAFEPAPTAYAYVSHMHHASEGTLGETIAAILPCYWLYYEVGQQLLTCTPDEKIYQQWIDTYSSEWFEKVVFEQIARLDALAEQASSTERERMKRHFVTSCYYELLFWHMGWTEETFTSVYETIPARTVSS; encoded by the coding sequence ATGACATTCACACAAGAAATCAAACAAGCAACACAAGCGTATTGGGACAGTAGTTTTACGCACCCATTCGTTCAAGGAATCGGCGAGGGAACGTTACCGCTCTCGAAATTTCGACATTATGTCATGCAGGATGCGTATTACTTAAAACACTTTGCGAAGATTCAAGCGAAGGCAGCGTCAAAAGCAGATGACTTTGCGACGATCGCGACACTTGCCGAGCACGCGACTTCGACATATGGGGCAGAACTGAGCTTGCATCAATCATTTTTCGAGCCGCTCGGTATCACGGAAGCAGACCTTGAAGCATTTGAACCGGCACCAACGGCATATGCTTACGTCTCACACATGCATCATGCGAGTGAAGGGACGCTTGGTGAGACGATTGCTGCCATCTTGCCATGTTACTGGTTGTATTATGAAGTTGGACAACAATTATTGACGTGTACACCGGATGAAAAAATCTATCAGCAATGGATCGACACATATAGTTCGGAATGGTTCGAAAAGGTCGTCTTTGAACAGATTGCACGGCTTGATGCGTTGGCGGAACAAGCAAGCTCGACTGAACGAGAGCGGATGAAACGGCATTTCGTGACGAGCTGTTATTATGAGTTGCTGTTTTGGCATATGGGATGGACGGAAGAAACGTTTACGTCGGTGTACGAGACGATTCCAGCACGGACAGTATCTTCCTAA
- the abc-f gene encoding ribosomal protection-like ABC-F family protein, protein MMICDIQHLTKQFGGETILTDVSLFLNEHDRVGLIGRNGSGKTTLLRLLARLDQPDGGVIYQKNGLTIGYLEQLPTYAETMTGLDVLWTAFEEILAIRSRMQQLELLMATAPDDLDALLVRYAEATNAFEQKDGYLLDSKIERMVNGLHLRPLLTRPFHQLSGGEQTKICLGRMLLMEPHLLILDEPTNHLDLAAVEWLEQFLRDYTGTILLVSHDRVFLDAVVTSIVELEDGELTSYLGNYSAFVVERERRLMEQFHAYQEQQKKIKKMKEAIRRLRQWANEASPPSEKLFRKAKSMERALERIERIKRPQLEAKTADVSFSSTDHTSQVVFRAEELSFAYDSRRIFDVVSFEIMAQDRVAIVGTNGSGKSTLLALLLDELSPDAGTLTRGPSNRIGYLSQHAHFEEDARLIDWFRDRIAVPEAEARHILARFLFFGPTVFRSILSLSGGERVRLQLAVLVHSSINVLILDEPTNHLDIESRETLEEALENFSGTLIAVSHDRYFLNRLFPKIIWLDHQITSYTGNYAYAVEKRQASHGTPPQINHEKKSKISKRSKAPAKEQSIEQQIEELELQVVHLDAVLSHVSAEEEWMTVEMEKEALLRKIEGLYERLILET, encoded by the coding sequence ATGATGATTTGCGACATTCAACATCTGACAAAACAATTCGGAGGCGAAACGATTTTAACGGACGTTTCCCTCTTCTTAAACGAACACGATCGTGTCGGTCTGATTGGACGAAACGGGAGTGGTAAAACGACATTACTCCGCTTACTTGCTCGCCTTGACCAACCGGACGGTGGAGTCATCTATCAAAAGAACGGTTTGACGATTGGCTACTTGGAACAACTTCCCACTTATGCCGAGACAATGACCGGACTCGACGTCCTTTGGACGGCGTTTGAAGAGATCCTCGCAATCCGTTCTCGGATGCAACAGTTGGAGCTTTTGATGGCGACAGCGCCAGATGATCTGGATGCACTACTCGTTCGATATGCGGAAGCGACAAATGCATTCGAACAAAAAGATGGCTATCTACTCGACTCGAAGATCGAGCGCATGGTGAACGGATTACATTTACGTCCGTTACTCACTCGCCCTTTCCATCAGTTGAGCGGCGGTGAGCAAACGAAGATTTGCCTCGGTCGCATGTTGCTGATGGAACCACACCTCCTAATCCTTGATGAGCCGACGAACCATCTTGATTTAGCTGCCGTTGAATGGTTAGAACAATTCTTACGGGACTACACTGGAACTATCCTGCTTGTCTCTCACGACCGGGTCTTCTTAGACGCCGTCGTCACCTCGATCGTCGAGCTCGAAGATGGTGAACTGACCTCCTACCTAGGGAACTACAGTGCGTTCGTCGTCGAACGAGAACGTCGCTTGATGGAACAGTTCCACGCCTATCAGGAGCAACAGAAAAAAATCAAGAAGATGAAGGAAGCGATTCGTCGACTACGGCAATGGGCAAACGAAGCATCTCCACCGAGTGAGAAATTATTCCGTAAAGCAAAATCGATGGAGCGGGCACTCGAGCGAATCGAACGGATCAAACGACCTCAACTCGAAGCCAAAACCGCTGATGTCTCCTTCTCTTCTACCGATCATACGAGTCAAGTCGTCTTTCGCGCTGAAGAGCTCTCATTCGCTTACGATTCCCGTCGCATTTTCGATGTTGTCTCGTTCGAAATCATGGCTCAAGATCGGGTTGCAATCGTCGGAACGAATGGGAGCGGGAAATCGACGTTGCTCGCACTGTTGCTTGATGAATTGTCACCAGACGCAGGCACGCTCACGCGTGGACCATCGAACCGGATCGGTTACTTGTCCCAACATGCCCATTTCGAGGAGGATGCTCGCTTAATCGACTGGTTTAGAGACCGCATTGCCGTCCCAGAAGCGGAAGCCCGCCATATTCTTGCCCGGTTCCTGTTTTTCGGACCGACTGTCTTTCGGTCTATTTTGTCACTAAGCGGAGGAGAACGTGTTCGATTGCAGCTTGCCGTACTCGTTCATTCGTCGATCAACGTTTTGATTCTCGATGAGCCGACGAATCATCTAGATATTGAATCAAGAGAGACGCTTGAAGAAGCACTCGAGAATTTTTCTGGTACATTGATCGCCGTCTCACACGACCGCTATTTCTTGAATCGTCTTTTTCCAAAAATCATTTGGCTTGACCATCAAATTACTTCGTATACTGGAAACTATGCTTACGCAGTGGAGAAACGACAAGCCAGTCATGGCACACCACCTCAGATAAATCATGAGAAGAAATCGAAAATTTCAAAGCGTTCGAAAGCACCTGCGAAAGAACAGTCCATTGAACAGCAAATAGAAGAGTTGGAACTTCAAGTCGTACATCTTGATGCCGTTCTTTCTCATGTATCCGCGGAAGAAGAATGGATGACGGTCGAGATGGAAAAAGAAGCATTGTTACGAAAAATTGAAGGTTTGTATGAACGTTTAATTTTAGAAACTTGA
- a CDS encoding peptidoglycan DD-metalloendopeptidase family protein, translating to MTALVVSGFATTSASKVEAATTYKVKIMADGLRVRTGPSTAYKIVGSVNTGQTFNYLGVSGSWTKISYGGASRYVSSTYVKKYSTTTSTKATTGFSRPASGPITQGYGAASGVYGYTFHNGIDIGAPTGTPIYASAAGKVITSRYYGAYGNHVMMTHTVNGIQYTTVYAHMNSRAVSVGQTIAKGTKIGTVGATGNAFGAHLHFEMHRGSYVYSGTSAANSVNPLNYFN from the coding sequence ATGACAGCTTTGGTAGTTTCAGGTTTTGCTACAACGAGTGCTTCGAAAGTTGAGGCCGCAACGACATATAAAGTAAAAATCATGGCAGACGGCCTACGCGTCCGGACAGGTCCATCAACGGCTTATAAAATCGTCGGTAGCGTCAATACAGGACAGACATTCAATTATCTCGGTGTTTCCGGTTCATGGACAAAAATTTCATACGGCGGCGCATCACGCTACGTTTCTTCTACATATGTTAAAAAGTACAGTACGACGACTTCAACAAAAGCAACGACTGGTTTCTCGCGTCCAGCAAGCGGTCCGATCACACAAGGATACGGTGCGGCAAGCGGTGTTTATGGTTACACGTTCCACAATGGTATTGATATCGGTGCTCCGACGGGTACACCCATCTATGCTTCAGCTGCTGGAAAGGTCATCACGTCTCGTTACTACGGTGCATACGGTAATCATGTCATGATGACGCATACGGTTAACGGCATCCAGTACACGACAGTTTACGCACATATGAACAGCCGTGCTGTTTCTGTTGGACAAACGATTGCTAAAGGAACAAAAATCGGGACAGTCGGCGCGACAGGAAATGCCTTTGGTGCTCACTTGCATTTTGAAATGCACCGCGGCTCTTACGTCTACAGTGGAACGTCTGCAGCAAACAGCGTTAATCCCCTCAATTACTTCAACTGA
- a CDS encoding DUF1002 domain-containing protein, which produces MHTPTKIMASAVIASALLLPTAASAEQVVDKTIVTLGESLGAKDKAWVLSRLNAPEGITPIIATSADEEKYLGKNIPQSQKGGNMYSSAKIELTEKGDGLSVATENITWVTKDMYLNALVTAGVKDADITITSPYKVTGTSALTGIMKAYDQTSAETGIKLSDERKDLAQQELSVTSDVGKTVGTDRVADLMNEIKAEIANQKPETKVEIENLIVQVIQNNNIQLSDAQMDRLTNLFNQMEQANINWGQIESGLKNAGQDIHAFATSEETKGFFAKLFDGLSDFFSSIAGVFK; this is translated from the coding sequence ATGCATACACCAACAAAAATCATGGCGTCAGCCGTTATCGCTTCTGCTTTATTACTTCCGACAGCCGCATCCGCCGAGCAGGTCGTCGATAAGACAATCGTCACTCTCGGTGAGTCACTCGGCGCAAAAGATAAGGCTTGGGTGCTTTCACGTCTCAATGCACCGGAAGGTATCACACCGATCATCGCAACCTCTGCAGACGAAGAAAAATACCTCGGGAAAAACATCCCCCAGTCACAAAAGGGCGGCAACATGTATTCATCCGCTAAGATCGAATTGACGGAAAAAGGGGACGGACTTTCCGTTGCGACGGAAAACATCACGTGGGTGACGAAGGATATGTATTTGAACGCTCTCGTCACGGCAGGTGTCAAAGATGCCGACATCACGATCACTTCTCCTTATAAAGTGACTGGAACATCGGCACTGACAGGAATCATGAAAGCCTATGATCAAACTTCGGCTGAGACCGGAATCAAGCTGAGTGACGAACGGAAAGATTTAGCACAGCAAGAATTATCGGTCACATCAGACGTCGGGAAGACAGTCGGGACAGATAGAGTCGCTGATTTGATGAATGAGATCAAGGCCGAAATCGCGAATCAAAAACCGGAAACAAAAGTCGAGATCGAAAACCTGATCGTCCAAGTCATTCAAAACAACAACATCCAACTGTCTGATGCACAGATGGATCGGTTGACGAATCTATTCAATCAAATGGAGCAAGCGAACATCAACTGGGGGCAAATCGAGAGTGGACTGAAAAATGCTGGTCAAGACATCCATGCGTTTGCAACGTCCGAGGAGACAAAAGGATTCTTCGCTAAATTATTTGATGGTCTGAGTGACTTCTTCAGCTCGATTGCTGGTGTGTTCAAATAA